In Prosthecochloris sp. GSB1, the following proteins share a genomic window:
- the mnhG gene encoding monovalent cation/H(+) antiporter subunit G — protein MMEVLSGVLLLLGTLFILLSAIGILKMPDLYTRMSATTKASTLGIGLVLVGTIVYWQDFGIASRALAIIVFLFLTAPVAAHIIGRAAYFGDVPLWEKTKINEFGNTDEDRANRDV, from the coding sequence ATGATGGAAGTTCTGAGCGGGGTTCTGCTTCTGCTGGGGACCCTTTTTATCCTGCTTTCGGCTATCGGCATCCTGAAAATGCCCGATCTCTACACCCGTATGTCCGCCACCACCAAGGCTTCGACTCTCGGTATCGGACTGGTGCTTGTCGGAACCATCGTATACTGGCAGGATTTCGGCATCGCTTCGCGCGCGCTGGCCATTATCGTTTTTCTTTTTCTTACTGCCCCCGTCGCGGCGCACATCATCGGCCGAGCGGCCTATTTCGGCGACGTCCCGCTCTGGGAAAAGACCAAAATAAACGAATTCGGAAACACGGACGAAGACCGCGCGAATCGTGACGTGTAG
- a CDS encoding DUF2231 domain-containing protein, whose amino-acid sequence MPARKKSLLKEMRETFFLHAIAAHFSNGLIPVAVLYLLLTMPTGDPFFEHTVEHLIVISLMAIPVSFFSGLHDWKTKYRAARTPVFLKKIRLSIILFLLALVAVSIRIATPDIMYYNGWLHWIYIALLLGMLLVVKFLGHYGGKLSAGARQAAAREK is encoded by the coding sequence ATGCCTGCAAGAAAAAAAAGCCTGCTGAAAGAGATGAGGGAGACCTTTTTTCTCCACGCTATCGCAGCGCATTTCAGTAACGGCCTGATTCCGGTCGCCGTACTGTACCTCCTGCTGACCATGCCCACCGGAGACCCCTTTTTCGAGCATACGGTCGAACACCTGATCGTCATCTCCCTGATGGCTATTCCCGTCTCCTTCTTTTCCGGTCTGCATGACTGGAAAACGAAGTACAGGGCGGCGAGGACGCCGGTTTTCCTGAAAAAAATCAGGCTGTCGATCATTCTTTTCCTTCTTGCCCTCGTCGCCGTCTCGATACGGATCGCGACTCCCGATATCATGTATTACAACGGCTGGCTGCACTGGATCTACATCGCCTTGTTGCTTGGTATGCTGCTGGTGGTCAAGTTCCTCGGGCACTATGGCGGCAAGCTCTCCGCGGGAGCTCGTCAGGCTGCCGCGAGGGAAAAGTAG
- a CDS encoding NAD(P)H-dependent oxidoreductase, producing the protein MRKILIVFAHPAFEKSRVNRALVGALADLDGVTLHDLYERYPEMDVDVKAEQRLLEANDIVILQYPFFLYGMPALLKEWMDLVLVHGWAFGSRGRAMRGKWFCPVITTGGGRLSYAREGFNRFSIRELLAPLEQTAHLCGMRYLPPFAIHGTNVMKPDAVREHASRYRRMLKLLADDAFDPAALEKLDYLDDRMTEKQ; encoded by the coding sequence TTGAGAAAAATCCTGATCGTTTTCGCGCATCCCGCGTTTGAAAAGTCGAGAGTCAACAGGGCGCTCGTAGGCGCTCTGGCCGACCTGGACGGCGTCACCCTCCACGATCTCTACGAACGCTATCCGGAAATGGACGTGGACGTCAAGGCCGAGCAACGATTGCTGGAAGCCAACGATATCGTCATTCTGCAATACCCGTTCTTTCTTTACGGGATGCCCGCGCTTCTCAAGGAGTGGATGGATCTTGTGCTGGTTCACGGCTGGGCATTCGGAAGCCGTGGCCGTGCAATGAGAGGAAAATGGTTCTGTCCGGTCATCACGACCGGCGGCGGCAGGCTTTCCTACGCGAGGGAAGGGTTCAACAGGTTTTCCATCAGGGAGCTGCTCGCGCCGCTCGAACAGACAGCGCACCTGTGCGGCATGCGTTATCTGCCCCCCTTTGCCATTCACGGAACCAACGTCATGAAACCCGACGCAGTGCGGGAGCACGCCTCCCGCTACCGCCGTATGCTGAAGCTGCTCGCCGACGACGCTTTCGATCCGGCCGCCCTGGAAAAACTGGATTATCTTGACGATCGTATGACTGAAAAACAGTAA
- a CDS encoding monovalent cation:proton antiporter-2 (CPA2) family protein: MHEGGFLFQAFVYLTAAVVSVPVAKKLGLGSVLGYLIAGVVIGPFVLGFVGEEGQDVMQFAEFGIIMMLFLIGLELQPEMIWKLKRAILGMGGVQVGVTALLIGVAGVGFGLRWQTALALGLVLGLSSTAIVLQTLNEKGLMKTDGGQNSFSVLLFQDIAIIPILAFFPLLATGSPLDGSGHGDGPHASTGWVDGLPIWGRTVAVLGVVAGIVLAGKYLVNPVFRLIATTRLRELVTAAALLLVIAITILMAQVGLSPALGAFLAGVVLAQSEYRHELETSIEPFKGLLLGLFFISVGASIDFQVIAADPALIIQLVLALIVLKFLVLAAIGKAFRMSYDAILLFAFALAQGGEFAFVLFSFGLNNNVFEASVVDPMIAVVALSMALTPLLFMVNEKLIRPRFGTKERVAAEAGVIEERSRVIIAGFGRVGSTVGRFMQANDEEATYLDIDPDNVDLLRKMGLKVFYGDASRADLLRTAGASEAELLVIAVDDPEKTIEIARTARKYFPHLDIVARTGGLEDSCELIDMGITSIYRETFDSALRMGSEALSTLGHRKYNVNRAMKTFRKHDEQHIRELAAMRHDRKTLIRETKQRIEDLERLMLRERDELHRDKELGWDATGHMSDEGHMRDGKNR, from the coding sequence ATGCACGAAGGAGGATTTCTTTTTCAGGCTTTCGTCTACCTGACGGCGGCCGTGGTTTCGGTTCCGGTTGCCAAGAAGCTGGGGCTCGGTTCGGTGCTCGGCTACCTTATCGCCGGGGTCGTTATCGGGCCGTTCGTCCTCGGTTTCGTCGGTGAGGAGGGGCAGGACGTGATGCAGTTCGCCGAATTTGGTATTATCATGATGCTTTTCCTCATCGGCCTCGAGCTGCAGCCGGAAATGATCTGGAAGCTGAAACGGGCGATTCTGGGCATGGGAGGCGTGCAGGTGGGGGTTACCGCGCTGTTGATAGGCGTGGCGGGAGTGGGTTTCGGCCTGCGATGGCAGACGGCGCTGGCCCTCGGTCTTGTGCTCGGCCTCTCGTCGACGGCAATCGTGCTGCAGACCCTGAACGAAAAAGGGCTCATGAAAACAGACGGAGGCCAGAACTCGTTCTCGGTGCTGCTTTTTCAGGATATCGCGATCATTCCCATCCTGGCGTTCTTCCCCCTGCTGGCGACGGGGAGCCCGTTGGACGGCTCCGGTCACGGCGACGGCCCCCACGCTTCGACCGGGTGGGTCGATGGGCTTCCGATCTGGGGCCGGACGGTTGCCGTGCTCGGCGTGGTCGCAGGCATTGTTCTTGCAGGGAAGTATCTTGTCAATCCCGTGTTCAGGCTGATCGCCACCACGCGGCTTCGCGAACTGGTTACGGCTGCCGCGCTTCTGCTTGTGATAGCCATCACCATTCTCATGGCCCAGGTAGGCCTCAGTCCTGCTCTCGGAGCGTTCCTTGCAGGCGTGGTGCTTGCGCAGAGCGAATACCGGCATGAGCTCGAAACCAGCATCGAACCCTTCAAGGGCTTGCTGCTCGGCCTTTTCTTCATTTCGGTAGGGGCGTCTATCGATTTTCAAGTCATCGCAGCCGATCCGGCGCTAATTATCCAACTTGTACTGGCGCTCATTGTGCTGAAATTTCTGGTGCTTGCCGCGATAGGCAAGGCGTTCCGGATGAGTTACGACGCGATCCTGCTCTTCGCTTTTGCCCTGGCGCAGGGCGGCGAGTTCGCTTTTGTGCTGTTTTCCTTCGGCCTGAACAACAATGTTTTCGAGGCGTCCGTCGTGGACCCGATGATCGCCGTGGTCGCATTGAGCATGGCGTTGACCCCGCTGCTTTTCATGGTGAACGAGAAACTCATACGTCCAAGGTTCGGTACAAAGGAGCGGGTTGCGGCCGAGGCAGGTGTTATCGAGGAAAGGAGCCGGGTGATCATCGCCGGGTTCGGGAGGGTCGGCAGCACGGTCGGGCGTTTCATGCAGGCAAACGACGAGGAAGCGACCTATCTCGACATAGATCCGGACAATGTCGATCTGCTGCGCAAGATGGGCCTCAAGGTATTCTATGGAGACGCTTCGCGCGCTGATCTTCTCAGGACGGCAGGCGCCAGTGAGGCCGAGCTGCTCGTTATCGCCGTCGACGATCCGGAAAAGACCATCGAGATTGCCAGAACGGCAAGGAAATATTTCCCCCATCTCGATATCGTCGCGCGCACGGGGGGACTGGAGGACTCCTGCGAACTGATCGACATGGGCATTACGAGTATCTATCGCGAAACCTTCGATTCCGCCTTGCGCATGGGATCGGAAGCGCTCTCGACGCTCGGTCACAGAAAGTATAACGTCAACCGGGCCATGAAAACTTTCAGGAAGCATGACGAACAGCACATACGGGAGCTCGCAGCGATGCGTCACGACAGGAAGACCCTGATAAGGGAAACGAAGCAGCGCATCGAGGATCTCGAACGGCTCATGCTCAGGGAGCGTGATGAACTGCATCGAGACAAGGAACTCGGATGGGATGCGACCGGCCACATGAGCGACGAGGGGCATATGAGGGACGGAAAGAATCGTTGA
- a CDS encoding TrkH family potassium uptake protein — MNFRAISHVLGVLLVFIGSTMAAPLVCALIYGDGDAAAILVSLCITTGTGLPVWLKFRRHKDLTLRDGIFIVTVGWILVSSFSALPFMIHGAIPSFTDAFFEMMSGYTTTGATVLRDIESVPHGLLFWRSMTHLIGGMGFIMVTIIILPLLGIGGMQLYKVEADPGQVITGEKILPRVKQTAIWLWGIYLVLILIQSLLMWIVGMPLFDALCHAFGTVSTSGYSTKNSSIGYYQNPWIDWITIVFMFLGGMTFMMHYHILKKDWEPLRSNTELRWYVGFVVFFCAFVSFDLWKNGHYGGFSESVRHGSFQVISILTTTGFTTDNYELWPQAAQMLILIVCFIGASAGSTTSGIKVVHYEIISKYLYATGKKFLQPLAVVPVKINGRIAEQPIITLAVSYFIVNIFMVFAGSGIMSMIDDMDYFSSMSAVISALFNIGPGFGDVGPAHTFSDISPAGKWFLSFNMLTGRLEMFSVLVMFYPSFWKA; from the coding sequence ATGAACTTTCGCGCGATTTCCCATGTTCTCGGCGTACTTCTCGTCTTCATCGGAAGCACGATGGCGGCGCCCCTCGTCTGCGCCCTGATTTACGGCGACGGGGACGCCGCGGCAATCCTCGTTTCGCTCTGCATCACGACGGGAACAGGCCTGCCGGTCTGGCTGAAATTCCGCCGTCACAAGGATCTGACGCTCCGCGACGGCATCTTCATCGTGACCGTCGGCTGGATTCTCGTATCGTCCTTCTCGGCCCTGCCGTTCATGATCCACGGCGCCATCCCCTCCTTCACCGATGCGTTCTTCGAAATGATGTCCGGCTATACCACAACCGGGGCAACGGTTCTCCGCGACATTGAATCGGTGCCGCACGGGCTCCTTTTCTGGAGGAGCATGACGCACCTGATCGGCGGCATGGGATTCATCATGGTAACCATCATCATCCTTCCGCTCCTGGGTATCGGCGGCATGCAGCTTTACAAGGTTGAAGCCGATCCGGGCCAGGTAATCACGGGCGAGAAAATCCTTCCGCGCGTCAAGCAGACCGCAATCTGGCTCTGGGGCATCTATCTCGTCCTGATCCTCATCCAGTCGCTTCTCATGTGGATCGTCGGCATGCCCCTTTTCGACGCACTCTGCCATGCATTCGGCACGGTCTCCACCTCCGGCTACTCGACGAAAAACAGCAGCATCGGTTATTACCAGAACCCCTGGATCGACTGGATAACCATCGTCTTCATGTTTCTTGGAGGCATGACATTCATGATGCATTACCACATTCTCAAAAAGGACTGGGAACCCCTCAGGAGCAATACCGAATTGCGCTGGTACGTGGGTTTCGTGGTATTTTTCTGCGCCTTCGTCTCCTTCGATCTGTGGAAAAACGGACACTACGGCGGATTTTCCGAATCGGTGCGCCACGGCTCCTTCCAGGTAATATCCATCCTCACCACGACAGGGTTCACGACAGACAACTACGAATTATGGCCCCAGGCCGCACAGATGCTCATCCTGATCGTCTGCTTCATCGGGGCGAGCGCTGGCTCGACGACAAGCGGCATAAAGGTTGTGCATTACGAAATCATCAGCAAATACCTCTACGCGACAGGAAAAAAGTTCCTGCAGCCGCTCGCCGTCGTACCGGTAAAAATCAACGGGAGGATCGCCGAGCAACCGATCATAACGCTCGCCGTCAGCTACTTCATCGTTAACATCTTCATGGTATTCGCAGGCAGCGGCATCATGTCCATGATCGACGATATGGACTACTTCAGCTCGATGAGCGCCGTCATTTCCGCGCTGTTCAACATTGGCCCGGGTTTCGGGGACGTAGGACCCGCGCACACCTTCTCCGACATCTCTCCTGCAGGCAAGTGGTTCCTTTCCTTCAACATGCTCACCGGACGGCTCGAAATGTTCTCCGTGCTGGTGATGTTCTACCCCTCCTTCTGGAAAGCGTAG
- the trkA gene encoding Trk system potassium transporter TrkA, whose amino-acid sequence MSINNILIIGLGGVGLHLAKRLVHEGYGVTVIESSPQLIAATHDKLDAKIIEGNSMELACWRRAKAESMDLLIAVTDQDSVNMIASIIADRFGIPKKIARVRSPEYGYENSFLNKNDFKIDLVIHPEELVAQEISSLVMRSAANDVIDIGEGGMKVSAVRIGPSCPLAGKTIGEIYDSYREPGFRIAAIARGINTIIPTGEDTVQPNDQVFIILHGNDLHHFMSIMGIREQSIQRVMIVGGGMVGARIAELLGKTVRIKLIENDPVHAEELASELKNTDVLLGDGTDVNVMVLGGLMEMDIFIATTGNNETNIISCLLAKHIMSRTNVDPEGKEGKTIALVKKEDYLVLASTIGLDIALNMKISAANEILKFIRMGELLSLAHLHGVDAEVIELVAAPRSPITRKPLGKLRASLQEKDILVAGVFSNNACELSDEKTVIEPNQRAIVVSATKSIKEAQRLFL is encoded by the coding sequence ATGAGTATCAACAACATTCTGATCATCGGGCTCGGCGGCGTCGGGCTGCATCTCGCCAAGCGGCTCGTTCACGAAGGCTACGGCGTGACGGTTATCGAATCGAGCCCGCAACTCATAGCGGCCACGCACGACAAGCTCGACGCCAAGATCATCGAGGGAAACTCCATGGAACTCGCCTGCTGGAGACGGGCGAAAGCCGAGTCCATGGACCTCCTGATAGCCGTAACCGATCAGGATTCGGTCAACATGATCGCCTCGATCATAGCCGACCGCTTCGGCATCCCGAAAAAGATCGCCAGGGTGCGCTCTCCCGAATACGGGTACGAAAACTCCTTTCTGAACAAGAACGACTTCAAGATCGACCTTGTCATCCACCCGGAGGAACTTGTCGCACAGGAAATATCGAGCCTCGTCATGCGCTCGGCGGCGAACGACGTTATCGACATCGGCGAGGGCGGCATGAAAGTTTCGGCCGTCCGTATCGGACCGTCCTGCCCGCTTGCGGGAAAAACCATTGGTGAAATTTACGACAGCTACCGCGAGCCAGGCTTCAGGATCGCCGCAATCGCCCGGGGCATAAATACGATCATTCCGACCGGCGAAGACACCGTACAGCCGAACGACCAGGTCTTCATCATCCTTCACGGCAACGACCTGCACCACTTCATGAGCATCATGGGAATCAGGGAACAGAGTATTCAGCGGGTCATGATCGTTGGCGGAGGCATGGTTGGCGCGCGCATCGCGGAATTGCTCGGAAAAACCGTCCGCATCAAGCTGATCGAAAACGATCCGGTTCATGCCGAGGAGCTTGCCTCGGAACTCAAGAACACCGATGTCCTGCTCGGAGACGGCACGGACGTCAATGTGATGGTGCTCGGCGGTCTCATGGAGATGGATATTTTCATCGCAACGACAGGCAACAACGAAACCAATATCATCAGTTGCCTGCTCGCCAAGCACATCATGAGCAGGACAAACGTCGATCCTGAAGGAAAGGAGGGGAAAACCATCGCCCTGGTAAAGAAGGAGGATTACCTCGTGCTGGCCTCCACGATCGGACTGGACATCGCGCTGAACATGAAGATCTCGGCGGCCAACGAAATCCTCAAGTTCATCCGGATGGGCGAACTGCTTTCACTGGCCCACCTGCACGGTGTCGACGCCGAGGTCATCGAACTCGTAGCCGCCCCGCGCTCGCCGATCACGAGAAAACCGCTCGGAAAGCTGCGCGCCTCACTGCAGGAAAAAGATATCCTCGTCGCCGGCGTTTTCTCGAACAACGCCTGTGAGCTGAGCGACGAAAAGACCGTCATCGAGCCCAACCAGCGCGCGATCGTCGTCTCGGCGACGAAAAGCATCAAGGAAGCGCAGCGGCTCTTTCTGTAA
- a CDS encoding entericidin A/B family lipoprotein, which yields MKQIIFACGLLSLLFLSSCNTVEGVGKDVESVGSTIKDTANDSK from the coding sequence ATGAAACAGATTATCTTCGCCTGCGGTCTTCTCTCCCTTCTTTTCCTCTCCTCCTGCAACACGGTAGAGGGCGTCGGAAAGGACGTGGAATCCGTCGGTTCGACCATCAAGGACACAGCGAACGACAGCAAGTAA
- the msrB gene encoding peptide-methionine (R)-S-oxide reductase MsrB, with product MTRGKPVNPYYSRTDTAKLELPDSIWMNVLSTEVYRVARGKGTERAFSGKYWDFDGNGTYYCAACGNALFRSDAKFASACGWPSFFEPVRKDGVSYETDTSHGMVRTEVLCGRCGAHLGHVFDDGPPPDGRRFCMNSIVLDFEPADEIEAR from the coding sequence ATGACGCGAGGAAAACCTGTCAATCCCTATTATTCCAGGACCGACACGGCGAAGCTCGAACTGCCCGATTCCATCTGGATGAACGTGCTCTCGACCGAGGTATACAGGGTCGCGCGCGGGAAAGGCACTGAACGGGCGTTTAGCGGCAAGTACTGGGATTTCGATGGTAACGGTACGTATTACTGCGCCGCATGCGGCAACGCGCTGTTCCGTTCCGACGCCAAGTTTGCAAGCGCCTGCGGATGGCCGAGTTTCTTCGAGCCAGTCAGGAAAGACGGCGTCTCGTACGAAACCGACACGTCTCACGGCATGGTGAGAACCGAAGTGCTTTGCGGCCGGTGCGGGGCCCATCTCGGGCACGTCTTCGACGACGGGCCGCCACCGGACGGCAGACGTTTCTGTATGAACTCTATCGTGCTTGATTTCGAGCCGGCCGACGAAATCGAGGCCCGATGA
- a CDS encoding ArsA family ATPase, protein MRNIVFTGKGGVGKTTIAAATALKAAEMGYKTLVISTDPAHSLGDSFDVELGSSPVEISKNLHGQEVSVYGDLNLNWEVVREHFAHLMEVQGIKGIYVEEMGVLPGMEELFSLSYIKKYNETGAYDLLVVDCAPTGETLRLLSIPETFGWMLKLMRNMEKYVVKPVIRPISKRVGKLKDIVPEEAVYDQVDHLFSSIDGIIGLLSDASRTTVRLVMNPEKMVIKESMRALTYLNLYGITVDQIVINRVMTDEVDGQYLREWKEIQKSYIDRIEKSFAPIPIMQVPLFRKEVYGLDMLHQVGGIVYRDTDPTEILYHEEHVDIQKKEDGRYLMKLRLPFVFDNRMEANVTQVGELMTVRIGHYQKGVVLPAFLAGLRVSGAEYDEKWLAIDFRKKETAAES, encoded by the coding sequence ATGAGAAACATCGTCTTCACCGGCAAAGGCGGCGTCGGGAAAACCACCATAGCAGCCGCGACCGCGCTGAAAGCAGCCGAGATGGGATACAAAACCCTGGTGATTTCTACCGACCCCGCCCACAGCCTCGGCGACTCGTTCGATGTCGAGCTCGGCTCCTCGCCGGTCGAGATCTCGAAAAACCTCCACGGACAGGAAGTCAGCGTCTACGGCGACCTCAACCTCAACTGGGAAGTCGTCCGCGAACATTTCGCCCACCTTATGGAGGTGCAGGGCATCAAGGGCATCTACGTCGAGGAGATGGGTGTGCTGCCGGGCATGGAAGAGCTGTTTTCCCTTTCCTATATCAAGAAATACAACGAAACAGGAGCCTACGACCTTCTGGTCGTCGACTGCGCGCCGACAGGAGAAACCCTGCGGCTGCTTTCCATCCCTGAAACGTTCGGCTGGATGCTCAAGCTCATGCGCAATATGGAAAAGTACGTGGTCAAACCGGTCATCCGACCCATCTCGAAAAGGGTCGGCAAGCTGAAGGACATCGTGCCCGAAGAGGCGGTCTACGATCAGGTCGATCACCTTTTTTCCTCGATCGACGGCATCATCGGCCTGCTTTCGGACGCGAGCAGGACGACCGTCAGACTGGTCATGAACCCGGAAAAAATGGTCATCAAGGAATCGATGCGCGCCTTGACCTACCTGAACCTCTACGGTATCACGGTCGACCAGATCGTCATCAACAGGGTCATGACGGACGAGGTCGACGGGCAGTACCTGAGGGAATGGAAGGAAATTCAGAAATCCTATATCGACCGGATAGAAAAATCCTTCGCGCCAATCCCCATCATGCAGGTGCCGCTTTTCCGCAAGGAGGTCTACGGGCTCGACATGCTGCATCAGGTCGGCGGAATCGTCTACCGCGACACCGATCCAACCGAGATTCTCTACCACGAGGAGCATGTCGACATCCAGAAAAAAGAAGATGGGCGCTATCTCATGAAACTGCGCCTGCCGTTCGTGTTCGACAACCGGATGGAAGCGAACGTGACGCAGGTAGGTGAACTCATGACCGTCAGGATAGGCCATTATCAGAAAGGGGTCGTACTCCCCGCGTTCCTCGCGGGCCTGCGTGTCAGCGGAGCGGAATACGACGAAAAATGGCTGGCCATCGATTTCCGGAAAAAAGAGACGGCGGCCGAATCGTAA
- a CDS encoding SDR family NAD(P)-dependent oxidoreductase, producing the protein MKKTVLVTGVSRGIGKALAETALERGLEVIGMGRHCCAVLEQRAAFEFIRADLAALERIEGLLGQGLSNRSGPDIVILNAGVIGPLGSSGKVSVREIESVLGINTMANKVIIDTLLKREPRPSHIVGISSGASFNGSGGWLAYSMSKAALNLLLRVYAHEFSSTHFAAVAPGIVQTAMTESVRAQPRDERFPANERIGKAFDEGRAMTPASAAERFWDLFPAIGSQPSGAYVDLRNLEPAGGVPPR; encoded by the coding sequence ATGAAAAAAACAGTTCTCGTTACAGGCGTGAGCAGGGGGATCGGCAAGGCTCTCGCTGAAACGGCCCTCGAACGGGGTCTGGAAGTGATCGGCATGGGCCGACACTGTTGTGCGGTGCTCGAACAGCGTGCGGCGTTCGAGTTTATCCGGGCGGATCTTGCCGCGCTCGAACGGATAGAAGGGTTGCTCGGACAAGGTTTGAGCAACCGGAGCGGTCCGGATATCGTCATACTCAATGCCGGCGTCATCGGCCCGCTCGGTTCTTCAGGCAAGGTGAGCGTCAGGGAGATCGAGTCGGTTCTGGGGATCAATACGATGGCCAACAAGGTTATCATCGACACGCTCTTGAAGCGCGAACCGAGACCCTCGCATATTGTCGGTATTTCTTCCGGGGCATCCTTCAACGGTTCCGGAGGATGGCTCGCCTACTCCATGTCGAAAGCCGCTTTGAACCTGCTTCTCAGGGTGTATGCACACGAATTTTCCTCAACACATTTCGCGGCCGTCGCTCCGGGAATCGTACAGACTGCTATGACGGAATCGGTCAGGGCGCAACCCCGGGACGAACGTTTTCCGGCTAACGAGCGTATCGGGAAGGCGTTCGACGAGGGCAGGGCCATGACTCCGGCATCGGCGGCGGAAAGATTCTGGGATCTGTTTCCGGCGATCGGTTCACAGCCCTCGGGTGCGTATGTGGATCTCAGGAATCTGGAGCCGGCAGGAGGCGTCCCGCCCCGTTAA
- a CDS encoding nitroreductase family protein — translation MKDFYDLVNNRASLRSFIRERPVPEPALRRVLDAGRMAPSAKNLQPWSFKVMSSTERLEAVYPCYPAEWIRSAPHLLFVTGRRTDAWVRRHDGYNSLETDLAIAMDHIILAATWEGLATCWIAAFDPEKLKAALELREDEEIFAFTPLGFAAPDAKPFPKKRKALDDIVEFL, via the coding sequence ATGAAGGACTTTTACGATCTCGTCAACAACAGAGCCAGCCTCAGGAGCTTCATACGGGAGCGTCCGGTGCCCGAACCGGCGCTGCGAAGAGTGCTCGATGCCGGAAGAATGGCTCCCTCCGCGAAAAACCTGCAGCCGTGGAGCTTCAAGGTAATGAGTTCGACCGAACGGCTCGAAGCCGTCTACCCCTGCTATCCCGCTGAGTGGATACGAAGCGCTCCACACCTGCTGTTCGTGACCGGACGGCGGACCGATGCCTGGGTGAGACGCCATGACGGATACAACTCCCTCGAAACGGATCTGGCCATAGCCATGGACCACATCATCCTCGCGGCGACATGGGAAGGGCTGGCGACATGCTGGATCGCCGCGTTCGACCCGGAAAAACTCAAAGCGGCTCTCGAGCTGAGGGAGGACGAGGAAATCTTCGCCTTCACGCCGCTCGGCTTCGCCGCGCCGGATGCCAAGCCCTTTCCGAAAAAACGCAAGGCGCTCGACGACATCGTGGAATTCCTTTAA
- a CDS encoding potassium channel family protein has protein sequence MAKDQQQFTTLRRFSFSIVSLFLLIWIGMAGYMFIEDMTSIDSLYMTIITLSTVGYGEVHPLSPEGRLFTLALIIGGTSLFFFTLSNVAVFILSGEWRAHWEHQRNLRMLRQLENHYIICGYGRLGSSVAAELHAKGIPFVIIDTVTEKIMLARDLGYIGLKGNAADETVLKDAGLENASGLIAAANTDAENVFIVLTARNLKPSLHIIARADCEESESKLLRAGAQKAVLLYRSAGRKMANLLIEPELEQYLDELSDAKNLDLKMTRIVITRQSPLAGKSFREADLYNNFQINVVGYKLPGGEVHTSPRPSEVIQEKGTIIVVGKPSDIDTLKQLAKGT, from the coding sequence TTGGCAAAAGACCAGCAACAGTTTACGACGCTCCGCCGCTTCTCCTTCTCGATCGTCAGTCTGTTCCTTTTGATCTGGATCGGCATGGCCGGTTACATGTTCATCGAGGACATGACGTCCATCGACTCGCTCTACATGACCATCATCACGCTCAGCACGGTAGGGTACGGCGAGGTGCACCCGCTCTCGCCGGAGGGAAGGCTCTTCACGCTGGCTTTGATTATCGGAGGCACCAGTTTATTTTTCTTTACGTTAAGCAACGTGGCCGTCTTCATCCTGTCGGGAGAGTGGCGGGCACACTGGGAACATCAACGAAATCTCCGCATGCTTCGTCAGCTCGAGAACCACTATATTATCTGCGGTTACGGACGCCTGGGCAGCAGTGTCGCGGCGGAACTGCACGCCAAGGGCATCCCGTTCGTGATCATCGACACCGTGACGGAAAAAATCATGCTCGCCCGTGACCTCGGCTATATCGGCCTCAAGGGAAACGCCGCCGACGAAACGGTATTGAAGGACGCCGGGCTCGAGAATGCTTCCGGGCTCATCGCCGCAGCCAACACCGATGCGGAAAATGTCTTCATCGTGCTGACGGCGAGAAACCTCAAGCCTTCCTTGCACATCATCGCTCGCGCGGACTGCGAGGAGTCGGAAAGCAAGCTGCTGAGGGCGGGCGCGCAAAAAGCCGTCCTGCTCTACAGGTCGGCCGGAAGGAAAATGGCCAATCTGCTGATCGAGCCTGAACTGGAGCAGTATCTCGATGAACTCTCGGATGCGAAAAATCTCGACCTGAAAATGACCCGGATCGTCATAACCCGGCAATCCCCGCTTGCCGGAAAATCATTCAGGGAAGCCGACCTGTACAACAATTTCCAGATCAACGTCGTCGGCTACAAGCTGCCGGGAGGCGAGGTTCACACGAGCCCCAGACCATCTGAAGTCATTCAGGAAAAAGGAACGATCATCGTCGTCGGCAAACCATCGGATATCGACACGCTGAAACAACTGGCTAAAGGAACATAG